The Capricornis sumatraensis isolate serow.1 chromosome 20, serow.2, whole genome shotgun sequence genome contains the following window.
CGGTTGCTGTCTCTTTGCCGTTTTGTCTGTTCTCGCGAGTCTTCGTGCCTGTTCTGTTCCACGCCCCAAGACTCGGTGTACCGTTTCTCCTACTCTTCAGAATCCATCCAGTGGGTCCTGTGGTTCTTCAGGGTCCCCTCAGAACCTCCTGTGATCCCTGCGGACTCAGAATTCCTGTGGCGCTCAGAATTCTGAGGGCGCTCAGAGCCTGCGTAGATTTCCCGTGATTCCTCAGAACACCCTATGGCTCCCGGGGCCCTAGAATTCCAGGAGGAGGTCTCCTTTGACCATCTGGAGACCTCCAAGGAGCCCCCGGGATTCCTCAGCCATCACTTCAATACTTGTGAAGTTCCTATAGTCTCAGGAACTCTCAGAACCCCAGGATATATCAGAACTTCCTGTAATTACCTTCGACCCCTCAGAATAATCTCGTGGGGCTCCAGTGATCcctcaagagtcccccagaacgCTCTTAGGGTTCCCTGTATaagtagtgaaagtcgctcagtcatgtccgactctttgcgaccccatggactatacaacccatggaattctccaggccagaatcccttctccaggggattcttgccagcccaaagatcgaacccaggtctctttcccgcattgcaggcggattctttagcagctgagccgcaacagaagcccaagaatactggagtgggtagcctatcccttctgtaTAAGTAGAGTGCCTCAAATTTTCTATACAGGTCCCTCAGAATCCCCCATGGAGCCATCCTGATCTCACAGGGCCCTCTGGCACCCACGTGTAAGAAGCTTGGGTTTCtctggagggaaagaggaagaggtTAGAACAATGGTTCACATACGTGGAAGAAGATAAGACCAGAGCCTGGTGTGGGCTGTAGAGATGCAGGAGGAACAGGGTTTGAGATACTGAGAGGGCAAGGACAATGCCTCGTGTCTGGCCCTGTCCTTGTCCTCCCACCTCACCCAGGAAGAGTAGGGTTGCAGAAAGGTTGGGCTTGGTTATCACAAAGCTGTGATGAGAGGGACCTGGGGACAGCCTTGGGTCATGTGCAGGAGTCAGATACTGCCTGTGCCTGGGCCTCGGGTCTGGAGACAGGGAGCtcacagaagaaagagaattgAATAGTGGGAATGATaagattatttagaaatgtagtgtagggcttccctggtggctcagcgattaagaatctgcatgcaatgcaagagacgtgggtttgatccctgggtcaggaagatctctgaaggaggaaatggcaacacactccagtattcttgcttggaaaatcccatggacagaggagcctggtgggctacagtgcatagagttgcagagttggacacgactgaagcgactgagcacgggCACAGTGTACTCTCACATCAGTGGATCTGGGATGGAATACAGAGAATTCCCACACTTGGAGGTTGGTTAGAAATGGACTATCCTGAAATAGTAATAATGGCATAATACTCAATAAATCGCTTATATTTGTTGAGTGCTTTCTATGTGCCAGCCTCTGTGCTTAGgaagtgcttagtcactcagttgtgttcaatctgtgaccccatggactacagcccaccaggctcctctgtccatggggattctctaggcaagaatactggagtgggttgccatgcctcctctagggggtcttcccaacccagggatcgaacccaggtctcccacattgcaggtggattctttaccgatgcCAGGGAAACCCCTGTGCGCAGGATGATATCATTTAATCCCCAAAACAGTTGTGAAAGGGGATTATTGTCATTTAGTGATAGCACACAGGCTTAAAGAGGTAAGTAATTGGCTGATGGTCAAGGTgaggaccccgtggactgtaacctactaggcttctctgtccatgggattctccaggcaagaatactagagtggattgccatttccttttccaggggatcttcccgacccagggatcgaacccgggtctccctcatcaaaggcagacgctttaacctctgagccaccagggaagcctgatggtcAACACAGCTTAAATGTCAAACTGAGATTTGAACCTGAACCCTGGATTCCAGAGCCCATGGACCCCCACAActctcaccaccacccccctgcCGCCCCGCAGCTCAACCTTACAGTCTGTGGACCAGATTCAACCAGCTAACATGTTTTCTTTGGcctgaactttatttttaaaaatgtgcgtTAGTGGACAACTAATTTCAAGTAAACATCCGGGATTCCAGCttctcttgaaaataaaattccaaagtTTGGCAACCTTTGGCTCACATTCCCTGACAAATATCATCTGGATCCAATAGCTAACTGTCTTTTTAGACAAGTCCTGAGTTCTTGGTCTCTACCAGTGGCCTCTTCTCACCCCAGCATGGCCTGCCAGGACCTTGTGGAACATTCtttccaggttttgtttttctttgagggGGGAGTTTTGCAAACTTTCACAGAGTACTTAAATTATGAACTCTAATTCACTCATCACTCAATGTCAACAGTCATCCAGTGCTGCagctctttgttttctcttttttttcctggagtgATTTAAAACCCGATGGCCTGTTAACTTCTCATAAATATTTGAATCTTCATTTCTAACGGATAAGGACTCGTTTTGCAACATGACCACCAGGCCATTTTCACATTAGCAACAAGAACAGCCATTCTTTAATATTGTCTAGTGTCCAACTCATGTTCACACATCCCCAACTTTTTCTAAAATGTGACTTCCCATGGGGGCCTTTGAATTTGGAACTTCTGAATTTTTACTTtacttaaaaattgtttaaagagAAACGAgggcatttccctggtggtcccatggttaagactttgcgTTTCTACCACAGGGGctgtgggtgcaatccctggtcggggaactaagcccagcatgctgcatgggatgatcaaaaataaataagaagaatttttttttttttaagagaaaaacgaggactttcctggtggtccagtggctaagcctctgtgcttccaatgcagggggtgtgggttcaatccttggtcagggaactagtccccacatgctacaactaaagatcctgctgcCACAATAAATGtcgaagatcccacattccacaactgagacccagtgcagccaagtaaatcaataattttttaatcttattaattataaaaaaaagtaaacaaaatgagaaagccTACCTGGTAGAGTAAGAGAAAAATCAGGAGACTGAGGCCTTGGGGATGCAAAGAGAAAACAGTCTGCAGAAACAAGAGAGTAGGAAGGGTATCTTAGATTTAACAAGGATTTGGGGAAGACAGGACCAGGGAGAGAAACAGGAAGCAGAGATGGTGAAATGCAGTAAAATTAATAGAAAGTCTTAAGTAAGTGCCCTTCTGAGCATATGACACGTAGTGATCCATTTAATTCTCACCACTGACCTGTGACATAGGGAGGGACTGTGATTATCCCCATCTTCCAGATGGGCTAGCCAAGGCCAGAGTATTATAAGATCCAGGCTAAGAGTGCCCTCATACAGGGGGATGTGGAAGCCACCTGGCTTAAAAGTCCCACCTCCCAAAGAGACCCTCTGGCAGTGGTACAGTCTGTGGACATTGCTTCCAGGGTCCTGGCAAGGGACATGTCCAGCCTAAGAATGTGGAGCACTCCAGGAACACTCAGGGCTCTGACTTACTgctagattgttgttgttgtccttgTTGTCCcgttgctaagttttgtctgactctttgtgaccccatggactgcagcatgccaggcccctctgtcctccactatctcccagagtttgctcaaattcatgtccattgagttggtgatgctatctgatcatctcatcctctgctgcccccttcttctgttgccctcagtctttcccggcatcaggatcttttccagtgagctggcttttcacatgaggtagccaaagtattggaacttcagcatcaattcttctgggtTACTTTCGACTGGTTTGCAAGGAGTGATCTTCTTGGTCTtctaggaactctcaagagtcttccccagccacagttagaaagcatcaattcttcggcacccagtcttctttatggtccaactctctcatccacatgtgactactggaaagctTTGACTTTGACTTAcgtatagctttgactgtatggacttttgttggcaaagtgatgtctcccaCTGGATTTTTACAGTCTATTCCCAGTTTTCCCAGTCCAGGTATAGTGGATCAGTCAAGGGTCAATGTTGTCTAGACATATAACCAATTTTATCAGATTTCCAGGgaaatcatttcttttctttttagctgcatcaggaccttagttccctgactagggagcCAACCCACATTAGAAAtgcagatgcttaaccactggaccaccagggaagttctagtcATTTCTATTCAAGAAGGTCATTTCTCCATGGAgaagaaaaagttttattaatCCTTTGTTCACATTCTCCATGTGTAAAAGTCAATAGGACATccttcatacactgctggtgggaaatgtaaaatggttgcTATGGTAAACAGTTCGATGTTTCCTGCATAAGTTACTCTGAACATTGCTATGTGATCCAGCAGCTCTGGGGTACATGTACCCAAAAGAAGTAGACAGGTATTCaaacaaagacttgtacatgaatgttcacagcagtcctattcacaatagccaaaaggcagaaaataaCCCAAATGGCCATCAACTGATGAAGAGATAAACCAAATGCCATCactccagacaatggaatatcatatcaaaaaaaaaaaaaaattcgtgagctgaatgaaagtgaaaatacaacataacaacttaaaaaacagaatttaaaaatggtgaatttagtgttttaaaatggtaaggaacctgcctgccaatgcaggagatatgagatgcaggttccatccctggcttgggaggatcccctgcagaaggtcacggcaacccattccagtattcttgcctagggaatcccatggacagaggagcctggcaagctatggtccatgcggtcacaaagactgagtgacttatcacacacatatatttatatgtattttcttcctACACAGGAAAATAACTGATGAGGCAAAAGGGGCAGATATTCCTCTCCCAGAGGACTCTGGGTAGGGGTCCAGCTCCCCCAGCCAGCTCTCAGACCCCTTTCCTAACTGTTTCCACCTCCCCCAGGCCTGGTTGGACACCCAGGACCGGCACTTGGGTCACTATGTTAATGGACAGTGGTTAAAACCGGAACACAGGAGTTCAGTGCCTTGCCAGGATCCCATCACAGGTATATGACGTCCCCCAGACGTGGGAGGGAGAGGCATCTGTGGCCCCAGGCATCCCCACCAACAACACACCAGTCCCTTTGCTCACGGGCCTGAAGGCAGGGAGCAGCTGGTGGGAGAAGAAGGCTGAGATTTCTGGCTCCTTTGATAACAGTCCTCCTAGCTATGGTCCTAAGCCCCTATGGATACTTTTGAAGTTGCTGTCTCATAAAATCTCATCCTTGCCTGTGGGCAGCAGTCAGAGCAAAGACCTATATAGATTTATCCCCATTTGtcagatgataaaactgagacccagagtggGGCAGGGGACCAGCTTTACTGCCTTGGGGTACTCCTGGGCTCCAGAAATGTCAGCCCCCTCCATTTCTGACAAAGGCTCCCCTCACCTTCCAACCGGGTCCCCCCATTCATCTCCCCAGGAGAGAACTTGGCCAGTTGCCTGCAGGCACAGAGTGAGGATGTGGCAGCAGCTGTGGAGGCTGCCAGAGCCTCGTTGGAGAACTGGAGCACGCAACCCGGAGCGTTTCGGGCCCAACATCTGACCAGGTGATGCACTCAAGGTGTGGACCCCAGGGGATGGAGACAGATTTGAGAACAAAgactctttcccaacatcacacTGAATTCATTGGCAGCTCAGGCTCGTGTTCCCAGCTTGCCTTTGAGCAGCTGAAACATCCATTTCCCACTGTTGGCTGAGATTTGTAATGACAAAGCCTGATTCCCTGAATATCCTTGGGACTCTTCAGGGCACCATTTCTCAACAGCTCCTTGGGGCTGGTGAAGCCCCCAAAacttttttgggttttttaaacatttatttatttggctgtgttgggttttaGCTGTAGCAtgatgagtgtgtgctaagtcgtttcggttgtgtccagctctttgtgatcctatggactgttgcccgccaggctcctctggccaatgggattctcccaggcaagaatactggagtgggttgccatgccctcttccaggggatcttccccacccagggactgaacccacgtctcctgcagctcctgcactgcaaactgattctttaccacagagccaccagggcatgtgggatctgtagttgtggcatgcaaactcttagttgccgcATATGGGACCtggttccctaatcagggattgaatctgggccccctgcactgggggcgcggagccttaaccactggaccaccagagaattcccaccCCAAAACACTCTCGGGGAAGTTAGAGACAAAGATGCCATTTCCCAAAGAACAACTGAGATTACAGGTTAAGCTTTCATTTCCTGGCACCTTTGAGGGAGGTGGCCAAGATCTTTACAGAGCAACCTGAGGTTTTGAGTATTTCCCACGTTACATTTCTCATCAACCTTTGGTGCCCTCCACCCCTGGTAGATAGTGTGGGGATGCCCCAAGGGCTCCTGGGAACTATAGTTCAGGGACACAGCCTGTGTTCCAGGACTCTACCTGGCCAAGGGGTGGTAAGAAATGGGCATCCCCCGCTGCCTGCTCCACAGGCTGGCCAAGGCAATCCAAAAGCACCAGCGGCTGCTGTGGACCCTGGAGTCCCTGGTTACCGGACGGGCCGTTCGAGAAGTTCGAGACAGGGATGTGCCCCTGGCCCAGCAGCTGCTCCAGTACCACGCGGTCCAGGCACACACCCAGGAGGAGGCGCTGGCAGGCTGGGAGCCCATGGGTGAGCCGCAGGAGTCCCAGCCCCTAGCCCTCACCTCCCTCGCCCTGCCCCCGGGGCCTGCACCCAGTCTCCTTTGTTCCTGCAGGAGTGATTGGTCTCATCCTGtcccccaccttctccttcctggacatgATGTGGAGgatttgccctgcgctggctgtGGGTAAGTGGTCAGCGGGGTCCTGGACCCCTGCgtctgagggaggaggggcagggggtcTGGACCCCTGCGTCtgagggaggaggagctgggagtCTGGACTCCTCGGTCTTGAGCTGCCTACTTCCCCCAGGCTGCACTGTGGTGGTCCTGGCGCCCCCAGCCTCCCCGATGCCCCTCCTCCTGGCCCAGCTGGCAGGGGAGCTAGGCCCATTCCCAGGAATCCTCAATGTGATCAGCGGCCCTGCCTCCCTGGGGCCTGTCCTGGCTGCCCAACCTGGAGTCCAGAAGGTGGCCTTCTGTGGAGCCATCGAGGTATCTTGGAGGCGTGGGGCGGGGTCACGGCTGGGGCGGGGCCAGCGTGCTCCGCCCCCTTCTGAATGCTGTGCGACTCCTCTAGGAAGGACGCGCCCTAAGGCGGACCCTGGCAGGGTGGGGTCCAGAGCTGGGCCTGGCACTGGGCGCTgagtcgctgctgctgctgacgGAGGTGGCGGATGTGGACTCGGCCGTGGAGGGTATCGTGGATGCAGCCTGGTCTGACCGCAGCCGGGTGAGACTCCTGTGCTCGTGGATCCCCCGTCCTGGGGGCTGGGCATTGTGTCACCAGAGCTTGGGCCTcctgtcttctttcattttaattttcagttctttATGGCTCCAAACCCTTTTATCTTTACACCATCGCCCCTCAAGTTTCTGAGTCTCCACGTTCCCACCTCTCCCGGTCCTGCAGATTAGGGGCCTCTGTATCTTTCGTTCACTGTTactttagtcgctgagtcgtgtacacatctttgcgacaccatggactgtagcccatcaggctcttctgtccatgagaattcccaggcaaaaatattggagtaggttgccatttcttcctcaaggggatcttcccagcccaggaatcgaacccatgtctcttgtgtctcctgcactggcagatgggttctttaccactgagctacctgggaagcccctattgttCATTGGGACTCTTCCTTTTTCTGAGTGTCCATGTTCTTGATTCCTAACCTCTCTGTTCACTCTGCGTCACCAGCTTTCTGTAACTCCACATCCCGCCTGGGGTTTGGAGCCTCAGGGAGTCTCCAGGGTCCTCGGCCTCTTCGCCCAGACCCTCCTCTGACCTTTACACGTATGTCCCCCTATCTTGGCCCTCTGTGGGTCTGTGGCCCGTCCACGTGTGCCCTGAGTTTGTCCACTCTGACCCCTCCCTTTTCCTAACAGGGGGGCCTCAGACTCCTCATCCAGGAGGCAGTGTGGGATGAGACGATGAGGCGGCTCCACGAACGGATGGGGCGGCTGCGCTGCGGCTGTGGGCTAGACGGGGCCGTGGACATGGGAGCTCGGGGGGATGCCGCCCGTGACCTGGCGCAGTGCTACGTGCGCGAGGCCCAGAGCCAAGGTGCACAGGTGAGCCGGGGTACAGACTCTGGAGTTCCGGGGGAGGAGGGGCCTGAGATCTCACTCCtgggcctgggggaggaggggccgggggctggacccctgggtctgagggaggaggggctgggggtctgGATCCTGGTTCCTTGGGGAGGAAGGACCGGAAGGGACTCGCAGgtcttttcctcttctcccaggTCTTCCAGGCTGGCAGTGTGCCCTCAGACAGCCCATTCTTCCCCCCAACTTTGGTCTCTGATCTGCCTCCAGCCTCCCCATGTACCCAGACAGAGGTGAGCCCTTTAGGTCCCAGAGGCCCTACTCTGTCCACCCATCCTCTGCTGGGcatgagcagcagcagcacacagaggTCCCTGGGGTGGCCATTTGGACTGGGTCTGGGGGCTGCTAGCTGTGGACCCCTAGGGTGTCATAGGGTGTCATGGGGTGTTGGAGGGAGGGACCAGCCAGGCCCTCCGAgcccctctgtcaccccctccaGGTGCCATGGCCTCTGGTGGTGGCCTCCCCATTCCGCACAGCCAAGGAGGCCCTGGCTGTGGCCAACGGGACGCCCCGCGGAGGAAGTGCCAGCGTGTGGAGCGAGAGACTGGGACAGGCCCTGGAGCTGGCCTACGGGTCAGTGGACACCCGCTGGGGGACACAGGGGTCCTGCTGGGAGGCCCCAGCTTCCGTCTCCGTGTCTCACCACTCTGTGGGTCTCTCCCACCATCCCATTCTCGCCTCTCTGACTCACCACCCCCCCAACTTTCTACGTTtctctctgatgtctcctgctcCCCACAGGCTCCAGGTGGGCACAGTCTGGATCAATGCCCATGGCCTCAGGGACCCTGCAGTGCCCACTGGTGGCTGCAAGGAGAGTGGGTCCTCCTGGCATGGGGGGCAAGATGTGAGTACCCCCCTCCCTGCATGGCACCACCCCTTCAGCCACCTTGTGCCCATCTCACGGCCTCTTGACTGCGCCTCTCCCAGGGTCTGTATGAGTATCTGCGGCCTTCGGGGACCCCTGCCTGGATTCCCTACCTGTCCAAGACTCTCGACTATGACTCCTTTGGCCTTGCTCTTCCTTCAACCCTACCAGCTGGACCTGAAACAGGGTGAGCTAGTGCAGGGACTCCAACTCCCAGAATTCCTGGAGGGTGGAGGGGAAGAGGGGATCCTCCCCAGACTGAAAGGAGGGTCTTTAGAGCCATGGAGGAGGGGGGTCCCTGAGTCCTGCTGAGAATTGCTTTCTGAGTCTTAACGGCCTCACCCCCAGCTGCCAGGCCTGACAAGAGTCTCAGTTCCGCTCGATGATATTCTGTGCTCCCCCAGAGATTGACGGGGCCAGGAGTGCGGGGTCCTGCAGAGGCTCGTGGGAGCCGGAGTGGTCCAGCCAGGGAGGGGTGAGGGTGGGTTCTGGGCCGGGGCGGCCCtgacccatccccacccctcatCCTCCTGCAGCCCAGCACCCCCCTATGGGCTCTTTGTGGGGGGCCGTTTCCAGGCTCCTGGAGCCAGGAGTTCCAGGCCCATCCGGGATTCACAGGGCAGTCTCCACGGCTACGTGGCTGAGGGCGGAGCCAAGGATATCCGCGGTGCTGTGGAGGCAGCTCACCAGGCCGCCCCCGGGTAAGTTGGAAGGGGGAGGCCGGGTGCATCGCTTGAGATAGGCCAGGGGTCATGGGGTGTTAGAGGACAGGGTCTGAAACCCCATGGCTGGACTCCAGGCTGTGGAATCTGAGCTCTCGGAGCTGACAGGATAtttccagcccctcactttcCTCCCTGGGCAGATGGGCAGTGGGGCTTGGACCACCAGACTAGGGCCTGTGAACAGAGGTGGGGCACCAGGAAGAGCCAGGCTGAGGAAGCCAACCCCCAGTGTGCATGGTTGCGTCCACCCACAGCTGGATGAGCCAGTCCCCAGCGGCCAGAGCGGCTCTGCTGTGGGCCCTGGCGGCTGCACTGCAACGCCGAGAGCCCAACCTGGTCTCGAGGCTGGAGAGGCACGGCGTGGAGCTCAAGGTCGCCAAGGCGGAGGTGGAGCTGAGCGTGAAGCGGCTTCGGGCCTGGGGGGCCCGGGTCCAGGCCCAAGGCTGCGCCCTGCAGGTGAGAGGGATCTGTGGGCCAGCAGACAGAGCAGGCAGTCTGGAGTGGGGTCAGAGCAAGGGGTCCGGAAAGAGCAgactgggggtccagtggctctCTGGAGCCTGCAGGTGGGACCATCCATGGGACAACTCTTTTGGGAAACAGTTTGGcactttcttaaaaagttaaatatactttaaacatgattcctaggtatttatctaAATAAATGCAATTTCTAGGTTTTatcccaagaaaaataaacacatgtatCCATACAAAGACTTATGCACAAATGTGTCTAGCAGCGTTATTCATAGTAAATCAAAAGAGGAATCCAGATGTCCCCAGTAGATTAATATGTAAACAAATTATGGTCCATCCATACcataaggacttccctagtggtccagtggtaaagaccctgggcttccaatgcaggaggtacatgTTTGATCCCtttcagggaattaagattccacatgccatgtgatgcaattaaaagatttttaaaaaaaaatttttttttttaaggcatccATATCATGGGGTCCTACTCACACTCGGGAAGGGACAAATTACAGCATGTGTGAAGCTTAAAGTGGCTATGCTGAATGAAAGTAGCCAGATAAAAGAGTACAGGCTGTATGATTCTATATCTAGGAAATCCTAGAAAACACACACTCGTTTATAAAGAGAAAGCAGGTCACTGGTTGTCTGAGGACAGAGACAGAGGGTTCAAGtagaggcaggaaggaaggattATCCAGGGGTACAAGGAAATTTGGGAGGGTggtgttcattatcttgattgtaGTTGTTGGCTTCGtgggtgtatacatatatcagaaCTCAtcaaatgtactttttaaagtGTGTGCAGTTTAggtgaattccctggtggtccaacggtTAAGGCTTcctgcttccagtgcaga
Protein-coding sequences here:
- the ALDH16A1 gene encoding aldehyde dehydrogenase family 16 member A1 isoform X1 encodes the protein MAAARTASRACEIFTTLEYGPAPESHACALAWLDTQDRHLGHYVNGQWLKPEHRSSVPCQDPITGENLASCLQAQSEDVAAAVEAARASLENWSTQPGAFRAQHLTRLAKAIQKHQRLLWTLESLVTGRAVREVRDRDVPLAQQLLQYHAVQAHTQEEALAGWEPMGVIGLILSPTFSFLDMMWRICPALAVGCTVVVLAPPASPMPLLLAQLAGELGPFPGILNVISGPASLGPVLAAQPGVQKVAFCGAIEEGRALRRTLAGWGPELGLALGAESLLLLTEVADVDSAVEGIVDAAWSDRSRGGLRLLIQEAVWDETMRRLHERMGRLRCGCGLDGAVDMGARGDAARDLAQCYVREAQSQGAQVFQAGSVPSDSPFFPPTLVSDLPPASPCTQTEVPWPLVVASPFRTAKEALAVANGTPRGGSASVWSERLGQALELAYGLQVGTVWINAHGLRDPAVPTGGCKESGSSWHGGQDGLYEYLRPSGTPAWIPYLSKTLDYDSFGLALPSTLPAGPETGPAPPYGLFVGGRFQAPGARSSRPIRDSQGSLHGYVAEGGAKDIRGAVEAAHQAAPGWMSQSPAARAALLWALAAALQRREPNLVSRLERHGVELKVAKAEVELSVKRLRAWGARVQAQGCALQVAELRGAVLRLREPLGVLAIVCPDEWPLLAFVSLLAPALAHGNTVVLVPSGASPIPALEVCQEMAALLPAGLVNVVTGDRDHLTRCLALHQDIQALWYFGSAQGSQFVEWASAGNLKPVWVNRGCPRAWDQEAEGAGPELGLRAARTKALWLPMGD
- the ALDH16A1 gene encoding aldehyde dehydrogenase family 16 member A1 isoform X2, producing the protein MAAARTASRACEIFTTLEYGPAPESHACALAWLDTQDRHLGHYVNGQWLKPEHRSSVPCQDPITGENLASCLQAQSEDVAAAVEAARASLENWSTQPGAFRAQHLTRLAKAIQKHQRLLWTLESLVTGRAVREVRDRDVPLAQQLLQYHAVQAHTQEEALAGWEPMGVIGLILSPTFSFLDMMWRICPALAVGCTVVVLAPPASPMPLLLAQLAGELGPFPGILNVISGPASLGPVLAAQPGVQKVAFCGAIEGGLRLLIQEAVWDETMRRLHERMGRLRCGCGLDGAVDMGARGDAARDLAQCYVREAQSQGAQVFQAGSVPSDSPFFPPTLVSDLPPASPCTQTEVPWPLVVASPFRTAKEALAVANGTPRGGSASVWSERLGQALELAYGLQVGTVWINAHGLRDPAVPTGGCKESGSSWHGGQDGLYEYLRPSGTPAWIPYLSKTLDYDSFGLALPSTLPAGPETGPAPPYGLFVGGRFQAPGARSSRPIRDSQGSLHGYVAEGGAKDIRGAVEAAHQAAPGWMSQSPAARAALLWALAAALQRREPNLVSRLERHGVELKVAKAEVELSVKRLRAWGARVQAQGCALQVAELRGAVLRLREPLGVLAIVCPDEWPLLAFVSLLAPALAHGNTVVLVPSGASPIPALEVCQEMAALLPAGLVNVVTGDRDHLTRCLALHQDIQALWYFGSAQGSQFVEWASAGNLKPVWVNRGCPRAWDQEAEGAGPELGLRAARTKALWLPMGD